CCAGAACCGGAAGCGATGATGAGTACAAGATCTTCGGGTTTGATGTCCGCAAGCTGGAGCATTTTGGCCAGAGGGGAAGGCTGGGTCATGGTTCGTGATGCCGATATCGTGATGTCGGCATCAGAATAGGCCAAAGCACCCTGCTCTTCTGGTACGAACTTTTCGCGGGGGACTTCCAGGAATGCCTGTAGAACAGAATATGACGTAACGTCGGTCGTCCTGATCTGATTGTTGACCATGGTGAGGCGTGCTTGACTATATTCAACCATTTCCGGACTCCGTATGTCGCAACAGGCAACGCCTTTGGTGAAGCAGAGATTTTCACTTGTCGGCCCGTCTGCAGGACAAACCGTGTAGTGAATGATTTCATACCTATCAGGCGAGAATGATTCAAATGCAATTGCTGTATATATACTTAATGTGTGTAGGCCAAAATGCTCCATTGTTACAAAATTGTGCCGGAGCTTGTTAAAAAGTGAAATTGTGGTGGAAATTCACTTGAGCCTTGCTGAAGCTTTTGCTATTGACCATCCACCACATACGCAGGATGGCTCGATGGCGGAGTGGTGACGCAGCGGATTGCAAATCCGTGTACGCCGGTTCGATTCCGGCTCGAGCCTCCAACCTCTTCCAAATATATGATAATATGATGAAATTCAGAGTGTACGACGCTCTGTGGGCATTTGCGCTTGTATGATCAGCCTGAAATTCTGAAGCATTGTAGCGATATTTGGCGATAATCCTGAATGGGGGAGCTTAGTTTGGTGGATTATCGCTGTTCAGGCCGCTGTACAGATTGTTCTGTTGCGGCCTTTGTTTTTCGCTTCATACAGGCATTTGTCTGCGACATGGACCAATTCGGTAACAGACATGACTCTGTTCGCCTTTACAGAAGAGACGCCAAAGCTTGTGGTTATGTAGATTGGAAGATCTCTGTATATCGCAGGTGTTGTTGCAATCTGGGTGCGCAAACGTTCCGCAACGTCGAACGCTTCATCAATATTGGTTTTTGGCAATAGGAAGGCGAATTCTTCACCACCAAATCGAGCGGCAATATCATAAACTCGAAGATTCTTGCGGCAAACATCAGCCAGGTTTTGCAATACGCGGTCTCCTGCCGGATGACCGTATGTGTCGTTGACCACTTTGAATCTATCAATATCAAGCAAAATTACGCTGAGATCAGTTGCAAACCGTTTTGCGTGATCGAGCTCCTGTCTGGCTTTTATCCAGAAGCCCTGTCTTTGTTGAAGTCCTGTGAGACAGTCAATCGTTGCCAATGAGCGCAATTCTATCTCGTCAATGACGATGCGGCTCATATCATATAGGTCTGAGAGCTGGTTTTCAGACAGTTTCCGCGGGACATGATCCATGATGCACAAGACGCCAAGGCAGAGCCCCGATGGTGAGATCAGCTGAATGCCTGCGTAAAAGCGAATGTTGGTTTCACCCAAAACCATTTCACTGTTTTTGAAACGATCATCCAGAAGCGTGTCTTCAATTATAAAGGGTTGCGCAGTCTCTATGGCATATGCGCAAAAAGATCCATCTTTTGAGGTTTCGCACATTTGAAGCCCCTGATGAGACTTAAACCACTGTCGGTCTTCATCAACCAATGAAATAAGGGCGATGGGCGCATTCAATAAATTTTTTGTGAGGCGCGTAATGCGATCAAATGCTTCTTCAGGTTCAGAATCAAGGATTGCATATCGTTGCAATTCCTGTAGACGACGAATTTCAGAGTTAGACACTTAAGAACTCCCCCAAGTTCTGCGACTTAACGACTACGTATTTTTGTACCAGATGTATTAATATATGGTGATCATAGGTTGTGTGGATTTGTATATAAAACTGGTGATGAATTTATTATAATCGGCTGCAAATTTCTCTCTAATTTATATGATTGAAATCGACAAGGTCGTTTGTTTGTTCAATTATATCATAAAGTTGGTCTTATTCTTGTAGGGCTTGCTACCTAGAAATGTGCGGAGTTTTTATCGTAATTAATGACGGTTTGAACACTGTTAATCGGGATTCTGATGGGGATGTTACAGAATATAGATCTTAATTCTGGTCAAATATTTCCAATAGATTGGAATCAAAATTAAGGTTTTGTAAACGAGCTCAGAAGCTGAGTTGTCATTTCATGTTGACCCTGTTGCACAGTTCTCAAACATATATCTTAATATTGGGCTTAGGGTTTGCATCCGATGGTCAAAAGGTCTATGCGTTAGGCGATTTTCCGAACAGTTTGGGATGTGGGTTATGGTAGCCAGTGACGACAATATTATGATGCATGGCGGTGATCTTTCTGCTGCAATGAATCAGTATGGAGGAACGCGTGAGGGTTGGCTGGATCTTTCCGCCGGAATCAACCATGTTTCTTATCCGTTCGATAGAGAGAAAGCGCTGGATTCAATTGGCGCATTGCCCACTCAAAGCGATTTGGTGGAATGTCTGGCGGCCGCTCGTGTTGCTTATGGGGTGCATGATGAAGTCTCAATCGTGGCTTCTCCTGGAACACAATCCCTTATTCAGTCTATGCCGGTTTTGCTTGGTACCAATCAGAGTTGTCTTATTTTGGGGCCGACCTACTCGGAGCATCAG
This window of the uncultured Cohaesibacter sp. genome carries:
- a CDS encoding sensor domain-containing diguanylate cyclase, translated to MSNSEIRRLQELQRYAILDSEPEEAFDRITRLTKNLLNAPIALISLVDEDRQWFKSHQGLQMCETSKDGSFCAYAIETAQPFIIEDTLLDDRFKNSEMVLGETNIRFYAGIQLISPSGLCLGVLCIMDHVPRKLSENQLSDLYDMSRIVIDEIELRSLATIDCLTGLQQRQGFWIKARQELDHAKRFATDLSVILLDIDRFKVVNDTYGHPAGDRVLQNLADVCRKNLRVYDIAARFGGEEFAFLLPKTNIDEAFDVAERLRTQIATTPAIYRDLPIYITTSFGVSSVKANRVMSVTELVHVADKCLYEAKNKGRNRTICTAA